In the genome of Xenopus laevis strain J_2021 chromosome 1S, Xenopus_laevis_v10.1, whole genome shotgun sequence, one region contains:
- the LOC121399257 gene encoding uncharacterized protein LOC121399257: protein MPSFPVAPGGDEFMSLIQASVTAATWKGYDGSSPVVLLVGHSYICRAALRAENRPGGKNLGFSGTRVIWRGISGMRWLQVLPEVVRFSRAYDGPLVLVIHAGGNDLCQVRVAELISLIKSDMVRFPPFFMDLVVVWSELVPRLAWRGARNVAAVDRSRTLLNQRISRFVRSQGWVVVRHRQLETDTPLLADGVHLNEAGLDIFLSGLRDGVGRAISLLGGGRSSV, encoded by the exons ATGCCCAGCTTCCCTGTGGCCCCTGGTGGAGACGAATTTATGAGTTTGATACAGGCATCGGTTACGGCAGCGACATGGAAGGGTTACG ACGGATCATCTCCTGTGGTGCTTCTGGTGGGGCACTCATACATCTGTCGAGCGGCACTGCGTGCGGAGAATCGTCCAGGGGGAAAAAACCTTGGTTTTTCCGGCACACGTGTGATTTGGCGAGGCATCAGTGGCATGCGGTGGCTGCAAGTACTCCCTGAGGTGGTTCGCTTTAGCCGAGCTTATGATGGCCCGCTGGTACTGGTAATTCATGCTGGGGGTAATGATTTGTGCCAAGTTCGGGTAGCTGAGCTTATTTCTCTCATAAAATCCGATATGGTTCGTTTCCCCCCATTTTTTATGGATTTGGTTGTAGTTTGGTCTGAGTTGGTGCCCAGGTTGGCGTGGAGGGGTGCCCGCAATGTTGCTGCAGTTGATAGATCCCGCACCCTGCTTAATCAGAGAATCTCGCGTTTTGTGCGTAGCCAGGGCTGGGTGGTGGTTCGGCACCGGCAATTGGAAACGGATACCCCCTTGTTAGCTGACGGGGTTCACCTTAATGAGGCCGGTCTAGATATATTTTTGTCGGGCTTGCGCGATGGTGTAGGGAGAGCCATTTCTCTTCTGGGTGGAGGTCGGAGTTCGGTGTAG